A section of the Saccharopolyspora gregorii genome encodes:
- a CDS encoding AAA family ATPase — translation MNVEVPVLGRVRRATLDAGRTAAPPAARPAGRMAPGRAGPRVGACRTTTPRRTVFVRRAFIRETNRPGRAEAGRWPFTVPCVAELAEHGLTLSAPVTFLVGGNGSGKSTLVEAIAEGFRLDSYGGRLAAARGRPDATRTPLGDVLTLETTAAGARMLGGPRSRKQGFFLRAETAFQMTENLGGVPGYWQDDTAAMSHGEGFLTMFQAMFDKPGFYVMDEPEAALSFDSCLRLVALMHELGNSGAQVVCATHSPILAATPGADIIEVGEHGFRRVKWDQLELVDHWRRYLATPDAYLRHIVE, via the coding sequence TTGAACGTCGAAGTGCCCGTCCTCGGCCGCGTTCGGCGTGCGACCCTCGATGCGGGCCGAACTGCGGCCCCGCCTGCGGCCCGTCCTGCTGGCCGGATGGCTCCGGGCCGTGCGGGCCCAAGGGTGGGTGCATGCCGAACTACGACGCCTAGGAGGACGGTGTTCGTCCGACGCGCTTTCATCAGGGAGACGAACCGGCCCGGTCGTGCGGAGGCCGGCCGGTGGCCGTTCACCGTGCCGTGCGTCGCCGAACTCGCCGAGCACGGGCTGACCCTCAGCGCGCCGGTGACGTTTCTGGTCGGTGGCAACGGGTCCGGCAAGTCGACCCTCGTCGAAGCCATCGCGGAAGGGTTCCGGCTCGACTCCTACGGCGGCCGGTTGGCTGCCGCACGTGGACGCCCGGACGCCACGAGAACGCCGCTCGGCGACGTGCTGACGCTGGAGACGACCGCGGCCGGAGCGCGGATGCTCGGCGGCCCCCGTTCCCGGAAGCAGGGGTTCTTCCTGCGTGCTGAAACGGCATTCCAGATGACGGAGAACCTTGGTGGGGTTCCGGGTTACTGGCAGGACGACACCGCCGCGATGTCGCACGGCGAAGGTTTCCTGACGATGTTCCAGGCGATGTTCGACAAGCCCGGCTTCTACGTGATGGACGAACCGGAAGCGGCGCTGTCGTTCGACTCCTGCCTGCGGCTGGTCGCGTTGATGCACGAACTCGGCAACAGCGGCGCACAGGTGGTGTGCGCGACGCACTCGCCGATCCTGGCGGCCACGCCGGGCGCGGACATCATTGAAGTCGGCGAGCACGGATTTCGCCGCGTGAAGTGGGATCAGCTCGAACTCGTCGACCACTGGCGCCGGTACCTGGCCACCCCGGACGCCTACCTGCGGCACATCGTCGAATGA